One genomic segment of Eriocheir sinensis breed Jianghai 21 chromosome 66, ASM2467909v1, whole genome shotgun sequence includes these proteins:
- the LOC126987737 gene encoding spidroin-1-like isoform X10, whose translation MGGLGTVSSKMGGLGTVRSKMGGLGTVRSKMEGLGTVRSKMGGLGTVRSKMGGLSTVRSKMGGLGTVRSKMGGLGTVRSKMGGLGTVRSKMGGLGTVRSKMGGLGTVRSKMGGLGTVRSKMGGLGTVRSKMGGLGTVRSKMGGLGTVRSKMGGLGTVRSKMGGLGTVRSKMGGLGTVRSKMGGLGTVRSKMGGLGTVRSKMGGLGTVRSKMGGLGTVRSKMGGLGTVRSKMGGLGTVRSKMGGLGTVRSKMGGLGTVRSKMGGLGTVSSKMGGLSTVRSKMGGLGTVRSKMGGLGTVRSKMGGLGTVSSKMGGLGTVRSKMGGLGTVRSKMGGLGTVRGKMGGLGTVRGKMGGLGTVSSKMEGLGTVRSKMGGLGTVRSKMGGLGTVRSKMGGLGTVRSKMGGLGTVRSKMGGLGTVRGKMGQHLAENSSCISSININFFLML comes from the exons atgggagggttaggaaCAGTTAGcagcaaaatgggagggttaggaacagttaggagcaaaatgggagggttaggtacagttaggagcaaaatggaagggttaggtacagttaggagcaaaatgggagggttag gaacagttaggagcaaaatgggagggttaagtacagttaggagcaaaatgggagggttaggtacagttaggagcaaaatgggagggttaggaacagttaggagcaaaatgggagggttag gtacagttaggagcaaaatgggagggttaggaacagttaggagcaaaatgggagggttaggaacagttaggagcaaaatgggagggttaggtacagttaggagcaaaatgggagggttaggtacagttaggagcaaaatgggagggttaggtacagttaggagcaaaatgggagggttaggtacagttaggagcaaaatgggagggttaggtacagttaggagcaaaatgggagggttaggtacagttaggagcaaaatgggagggttaggtacagttaggagcaaaatgggagggttaggtacagttaggagcaaaatgggagggttaggtacagttaggagcaaaatgggagggttag gaacagttaggagcaaaatgggagggttaggtacagttaggagcaaaatgggagggttaggtacagttaggagcaaaatgggagggttaggaacagttaggagcaaaatgggagggttaggtacagttaggagcaaaatgggagggttaggtacagttaggagcaaaatgggagggttaggtacagttagcagcaaaatgggagggttaagtacagttaggagcaaaatgggagggttaggtacagttaggagcaaaatgggagggttaggtacagttaggagcaaaatgggagggttaggaaCAGTTAGcagcaaaatgggagggttaggtacagttaggagcaaaatgggagggttaggtacagttaggagcaaaatgggagggttaggtacagttaggggcaaaatgggagggttaggtacagttaggggcaaaatgggagggttaggtacagttagcaGCAAAATGgaagggttaggtacagttaggagcaaaatgggagggttaggtacagttaggagcaaaatgggagggttag gtacagttaggagcaaaatgggagggttaggtacagttaggagcaaaatgggagggttaggtacagttaggagcaaaatgggagggttag gtacagttagggGCAAAATGGGACAGCACCTCGCAGAAAACTCTAGTTGCATAAGCAGTAttaatattaacttttttttgatGTTATAG
- the LOC126987737 gene encoding spidroin-1-like isoform X17 produces MGGLGTVSSKMGGLGTVRSKMGGLGTVRSKMGGLGTVRSKMGGLGTVRSKMGGLGTVRSKMGGLGTVRSKMGGLGTVRSKMGGLGTVRSKMGGLGTVRSKMGGLGTVRSKMGGLGTVRSKMGGLGTVRSKMGGLGTVRSKMGGLGTVRSKMGGLGTVRSKMGGLGTVRSKMGGLGTVRSKMGGLGTVRSKMGGLGTVRSKMGGLGTVRSKMGGLGTVRSKMGGLGTVSSKMGGLSTVRSKMGGLGTVRSKMGGLGTVRSKMGGLGTVSSKMGGLGTVRSKMGGLGTVRSKMGGLGTVRGKMGGLGTVRGKMGGLGTVSSKMEGLGTVRSKMGGLGTVRSKMGGLGTVRSKMGGLGTVRSKMGGLGTVRSKMGGLGTVRGKMGQHLAENSSCISSININFFLML; encoded by the exons atgggagggttaggaaCAGTTAGcagcaaaatgggagggttaggaacagttaggagcaaaatgggagggttag gtacagttaggagcaaaatgggagggttaggaacagttaggagcaaaatgggagggttag gtacagttaggagcaaaatgggagggttaggaacagttaggagcaaaatgggagggttaggaacagttaggagcaaaatgggagggttaggtacagttaggagcaaaatgggagggttaggtacagttaggagcaaaatgggagggttaggtacagttaggagcaaaatgggagggttaggtacagttaggagcaaaatgggagggttaggtacagttaggagcaaaatgggagggttaggtacagttaggagcaaaatgggagggttaggtacagttaggagcaaaatgggagggttaggtacagttaggagcaaaatgggagggttaggtacagttaggagcaaaatgggagggttag gaacagttaggagcaaaatgggagggttaggtacagttaggagcaaaatgggagggttaggtacagttaggagcaaaatgggagggttaggaacagttaggagcaaaatgggagggttaggtacagttaggagcaaaatgggagggttaggtacagttaggagcaaaatgggagggttaggtacagttagcagcaaaatgggagggttaagtacagttaggagcaaaatgggagggttaggtacagttaggagcaaaatgggagggttaggtacagttaggagcaaaatgggagggttaggaaCAGTTAGcagcaaaatgggagggttaggtacagttaggagcaaaatgggagggttaggtacagttaggagcaaaatgggagggttaggtacagttaggggcaaaatgggagggttaggtacagttaggggcaaaatgggagggttaggtacagttagcaGCAAAATGgaagggttaggtacagttaggagcaaaatgggagggttaggtacagttaggagcaaaatgggagggttag gtacagttaggagcaaaatgggagggttaggtacagttaggagcaaaatgggagggttaggtacagttaggagcaaaatgggagggttag gtacagttagggGCAAAATGGGACAGCACCTCGCAGAAAACTCTAGTTGCATAAGCAGTAttaatattaacttttttttgatGTTATAG
- the LOC126987737 gene encoding spidroin-1-like isoform X12: MGGLGTVSSKMGGLGTVRSKMGGLGTVRSKMEGLGTVRSKMGGLGTVRSKMGGLGTVRSKMGGLGTVRSKMGGLGTVRSKMGGLGTVRSKMGGLGTVRSKMGRLGTVKSKMGGLGTVRSKMGGLSTVRSKMGGLGTVRSKMGGLGTVRSKMGGLGTVRSKMGGLGTVRSKMGGLGTVRSKMGGLGTVRSKMGGLGTVRSKMGGLGTVRSKMGGLGTVRSKMGGLGTVRSKMGGLGTVRSKMGGLGTVRSKMGGLGTVSSKMGGLSTVRSKMGGLGTVRSKMGGLGTVRSKMGGLGTVSSKMGGLGTVRSKMGGLGTVRSKMGGLGTVRGKMGGLGTVRGKMGGLGTVSSKMEGLGTVRSKMGGLGTVRSKMGGLGTVRSKMGGLGTVRSKMGGLGTVRSKMGGLGTVRGKMGQHLAENSSCISSININFFLML; this comes from the exons atgggagggttaggaaCAGTTAGcagcaaaatgggagggttaggaacagttaggagcaaaatgggagggttaggtacagttaggagcaaaatggaagggttaggtacagttaggagcaaaatgggagggttaggtacagttaggagcaaaatgggagggttaggtacagttaggagcaaaatgggagggttaggtacagttaggagcaaaatgggagggttaggtacagttaggagcaaaatgggagggttaggtacagttaggagcaaaatgggagggttaggtacagttaggagcAAAATGGGAAGGTTAGGAACAGTTAagagcaaaatgggagggttaggaacagttaggagcaaaatgggagggttaa gtacagttaggagcaaaatgggagggttaggtacagttaggagcaaaatgggagggttaggtacagttaggagcaaaatgggagggttaggtacagttaggagcaaaatgggagggttaggtacagttaggagcaaaatgggagggttaggtacagttaggagcaaaatgggagggttaggtacagttaggagcaaaatgggagggttag gaacagttaggagcaaaatgggagggttaggtacagttaggagcaaaatgggagggttaggtacagttaggagcaaaatgggagggttaggaacagttaggagcaaaatgggagggttaggtacagttaggagcaaaatgggagggttaggtacagttaggagcaaaatgggagggttaggtacagttagcagcaaaatgggagggttaagtacagttaggagcaaaatgggagggttaggtacagttaggagcaaaatgggagggttaggtacagttaggagcaaaatgggagggttaggaaCAGTTAGcagcaaaatgggagggttaggtacagttaggagcaaaatgggagggttaggtacagttaggagcaaaatgggagggttaggtacagttaggggcaaaatgggagggttaggtacagttaggggcaaaatgggagggttaggtacagttagcaGCAAAATGgaagggttaggtacagttaggagcaaaatgggagggttaggtacagttaggagcaaaatgggagggttag gtacagttaggagcaaaatgggagggttaggtacagttaggagcaaaatgggagggttaggtacagttaggagcaaaatgggagggttag gtacagttagggGCAAAATGGGACAGCACCTCGCAGAAAACTCTAGTTGCATAAGCAGTAttaatattaacttttttttgatGTTATAG
- the LOC126987737 gene encoding spidroin-1-like isoform X14 produces the protein MGGLGTVSSKMGGLGTVRSKMGGLGTVRSKMEGLGTVRSKMGGLGTVRSKMGGLGTVRSKMGGLGTVRSKMGGLGTVRSKMGGLGTVRSKMGGLGTVRSKMGRLGTVKSKMGGLGTVRSKMGGLSTVRSKMGGLGTVRSKMGGLGTVRSKMGGLGTVRSKMGGLGTVRSKMGGLGTVRSKMGGLGTVRSKMGGLGTVRSKMGGLGTVRSKMGGLGTVRSKMGGLGTVRSKMGGLGTVRSKMGGLGTVSSKMGGLSTVRSKMGGLGTVRSKMGGLGTVRSKMGGLGTVSSKMGGLGTVRSKMGGLGTVRSKMGGLGTVRGKMGGLGTVRGKMGGLGTVSSKMEGLGTVRSKMGGLGTVRSKMGGLGTVRSKMGGLGTVRSKMGGLGTVRSKMGGLGTVRGKMGQHLAENSSCISSININFFLML, from the exons atgggagggttaggaaCAGTTAGcagcaaaatgggagggttaggaacagttaggagcaaaatgggagggttaggtacagttaggagcaaaatggaagggttaggtacagttaggagcaaaatgggagggttaggtacagttaggagcaaaatgggagggttaggtacagttaggagcaaaatgggagggttaggtacagttaggagcaaaatgggagggttaggtacagttaggagcaaaatgggagggttaggtacagttaggagcaaaatgggagggttaggtacagttaggagcAAAATGGGAAGGTTAGGAACAGTTAagagcaaaatgggagggttaggaacagttaggagcaaaatgggagggttaa gtacagttaggagcaaaatgggagggttaggtacagttaggagcaaaatgggagggttaggtacagttaggagcaaaatgggagggttaggtacagttaggagcaaaatgggagggttaggtacagttaggagcaaaatgggagggttaggtacagttaggagcaaaatgggagggttag gaacagttaggagcaaaatgggagggttaggtacagttaggagcaaaatgggagggttaggtacagttaggagcaaaatgggagggttaggaacagttaggagcaaaatgggagggttaggtacagttaggagcaaaatgggagggttaggtacagttaggagcaaaatgggagggttaggtacagttagcagcaaaatgggagggttaagtacagttaggagcaaaatgggagggttaggtacagttaggagcaaaatgggagggttaggtacagttaggagcaaaatgggagggttaggaaCAGTTAGcagcaaaatgggagggttaggtacagttaggagcaaaatgggagggttaggtacagttaggagcaaaatgggagggttaggtacagttaggggcaaaatgggagggttaggtacagttaggggcaaaatgggagggttaggtacagttagcaGCAAAATGgaagggttaggtacagttaggagcaaaatgggagggttaggtacagttaggagcaaaatgggagggttag gtacagttaggagcaaaatgggagggttaggtacagttaggagcaaaatgggagggttaggtacagttaggagcaaaatgggagggttag gtacagttagggGCAAAATGGGACAGCACCTCGCAGAAAACTCTAGTTGCATAAGCAGTAttaatattaacttttttttgatGTTATAG
- the LOC126987737 gene encoding spidroin-1-like isoform X6, translated as MGGLGTVSSKMGGLGTVRSKMGGLGTVRSKMEGLGTVRSKMGGLGTVRSKMGGLGTVRSKMGGLGTVRSKMGGLGTVRSKMGGLGTVRSKMGGLGTVRSKMGRLGTVKSKMGGLGTVRSKMGGLSTVRSKMGGLGTVRSKMGGLGTVRSKMGGLGTVRSKMGGLGTVRSKMGGLGTVRSKMGGLGTVRSKMGGLGTVRSKMGGLGTVRSKMGGLGTVRSKMGGLGTVRSKMGGLGTVRSKMGGLGTVRSKMGGLGTVRSKMGGLGTVRSKMGGLGTVSSKMGGLSTVRSKMGGLGTVRSKMGGLGTVRSKMGGLGTVSSKMGGLGTVRSKMGGLGTVRSKMGGLGTVRGKMGGLGTVRGKMGGLGTVSSKMEGLGTVRSKMGGLGTVRSKMGGLGTVRSKMGGLGTVRSKMGGLGTVRSKMGGLGTVRGKMGQHLAENSSCISSININFFLML; from the exons atgggagggttaggaaCAGTTAGcagcaaaatgggagggttaggaacagttaggagcaaaatgggagggttaggtacagttaggagcaaaatggaagggttaggtacagttaggagcaaaatgggagggttaggtacagttaggagcaaaatgggagggttaggtacagttaggagcaaaatgggagggttaggtacagttaggagcaaaatgggagggttaggtacagttaggagcaaaatgggagggttaggtacagttaggagcaaaatgggagggttaggtacagttaggagcAAAATGGGAAGGTTAGGAACAGTTAagagcaaaatgggagggttaggaacagttaggagcaaaatgggagggttaa gtacagttaggagcaaaatgggagggttaggtacagttaggagcaaaatgggagggttaggtacagttaggagcaaaatgggagggttaggtacagttaggagcaaaatgggagggttaggtacagttaggagcaaaatgggagggttaggtacagttaggagcaaaatgggagggttaggtacagttaggagcaaaatgggagggttaggtacagttaggagcaaaatgggagggttaggtacagttaggagcaaaatgggagggttag gaacagttaggagcaaaatgggagggttaggtacagttaggagcaaaatgggagggttaggtacagttaggagcaaaatgggagggttaggaacagttaggagcaaaatgggagggttaggtacagttaggagcaaaatgggagggttaggtacagttaggagcaaaatgggagggttaggtacagttagcagcaaaatgggagggttaagtacagttaggagcaaaatgggagggttaggtacagttaggagcaaaatgggagggttaggtacagttaggagcaaaatgggagggttaggaaCAGTTAGcagcaaaatgggagggttaggtacagttaggagcaaaatgggagggttaggtacagttaggagcaaaatgggagggttaggtacagttaggggcaaaatgggagggttaggtacagttaggggcaaaatgggagggttaggtacagttagcaGCAAAATGgaagggttaggtacagttaggagcaaaatgggagggttaggtacagttaggagcaaaatgggagggttag gtacagttaggagcaaaatgggagggttaggtacagttaggagcaaaatgggagggttaggtacagttaggagcaaaatgggagggttag gtacagttagggGCAAAATGGGACAGCACCTCGCAGAAAACTCTAGTTGCATAAGCAGTAttaatattaacttttttttgatGTTATAG
- the LOC126987737 gene encoding spidroin-1-like isoform X5 yields MGGLGTVSSKMGGLGTVRSKMGGLGTVRSKMEGLGTVRSKMGGLGTVRSKMGGLGTVRSKMGGLGTVRSKMGGLGTVRSKMGGLGTVRSKMGGLGTVRSKMGRLGTVKSKMGGLGTVRSKMGGLSTVRSKMGGLGTVRSKMGGLGTVRSKMGGLGTVRSKMGGLGTVRSKMGGLGTVRSKMGGLGTVRSKMGGLGTVRSKMGGLGTVRSKMGGLGTVRSKMGGLGTVRSKMGGLGTVRSKMGGLGTVRSKMGGLGTVRSKMGGLGTVRSKMGGLGTVRSKMGGLGTVSSKMGGLSTVRSKMGGLGTVRSKMGGLGTVRSKMGGLGTVSSKMGGLGTVRSKMGGLGTVRSKMGGLGTVRGKMGGLGTVRGKMGGLGTVSSKMEGLGTVRSKMGGLGTVRSKMGGLGTVRSKMGGLGTVRSKMGGLGTVRSKMGGLGTVRGKMGQHLAENSSCISSININFFLML; encoded by the exons atgggagggttaggaaCAGTTAGcagcaaaatgggagggttaggaacagttaggagcaaaatgggagggttaggtacagttaggagcaaaatggaagggttaggtacagttaggagcaaaatgggagggttaggtacagttaggagcaaaatgggagggttaggtacagttaggagcaaaatgggagggttaggtacagttaggagcaaaatgggagggttaggtacagttaggagcaaaatgggagggttaggtacagttaggagcaaaatgggagggttaggtacagttaggagcAAAATGGGAAGGTTAGGAACAGTTAagagcaaaatgggagggttaggaacagttaggagcaaaatgggagggttaagtacagttaggagcaaaatgggagggttag gtacagttaggagcaaaatgggagggttaggtacagttaggagcaaaatgggagggttaggtacagttaggagcaaaatgggagggttaggtacagttaggagcaaaatgggagggttaggtacagttaggagcaaaatgggagggttaggtacagttaggagcaaaatgggagggttaggtacagttaggagcaaaatgggagggttaggtacagttaggagcaaaatgggagggttaggtacagttaggagcaaaatgggagggttag gaacagttaggagcaaaatgggagggttaggtacagttaggagcaaaatgggagggttaggtacagttaggagcaaaatgggagggttaggaacagttaggagcaaaatgggagggttaggtacagttaggagcaaaatgggagggttaggtacagttaggagcaaaatgggagggttaggtacagttagcagcaaaatgggagggttaagtacagttaggagcaaaatgggagggttaggtacagttaggagcaaaatgggagggttaggtacagttaggagcaaaatgggagggttaggaaCAGTTAGcagcaaaatgggagggttaggtacagttaggagcaaaatgggagggttaggtacagttaggagcaaaatgggagggttaggtacagttaggggcaaaatgggagggttaggtacagttaggggcaaaatgggagggttaggtacagttagcaGCAAAATGgaagggttaggtacagttaggagcaaaatgggagggttaggtacagttaggagcaaaatgggagggttag gtacagttaggagcaaaatgggagggttaggtacagttaggagcaaaatgggagggttaggtacagttaggagcaaaatgggagggttag gtacagttagggGCAAAATGGGACAGCACCTCGCAGAAAACTCTAGTTGCATAAGCAGTAttaatattaacttttttttgatGTTATAG
- the LOC126987737 gene encoding spidroin-1-like isoform X18 has protein sequence MGGLGTVSSKMGGLGTVRSKMGGLGTVRSKMEGLGTVRSKMGGLGTVRSKMGGLSTVRSKMGGLGTVRSKMGGLGTVRSKMGGLGTVRSKMGGLGTVRSKMGGLGTVRSKMGGLGTVRSKMGGLGTVRSKMGGLGTVRSKMGGLGTVRSKMGGLGTVRSKMGGLGTVRSKMGGLGTVRSKMGGLGTVRSKMGGLGTVRSKMGGLGTVRSKMGGLGTVRSKMGGLGTVSSKMGGLSTVRSKMGGLGTVRSKMGGLGTVRSKMGGLGTVSSKMGGLGTVRSKMGGLGTVRSKMGGLGTVRGKMGGLGTVRGKMGGLGTVSSKMEGLGTVRSKMGGLGTVRSKMGGLGTVRSKMGGLGTVRSKMGGLGTVRSKMGGLGTVRGKMGQHLAENSSCISSININFFLML, from the exons atgggagggttaggaaCAGTTAGcagcaaaatgggagggttaggaacagttaggagcaaaatgggagggttaggtacagttaggagcaaaatggaagggttaggtacagttaggagcaaaatgggagggttag gaacagttaggagcaaaatgggagggttaagtacagttaggagcaaaatgggagggttaggtacagttaggagcaaaatgggagggttaggaacagttaggagcaaaatgggagggttag gtacagttaggagcaaaatgggagggttaggtacagttaggagcaaaatgggagggttaggtacagttaggagcaaaatgggagggttaggtacagttaggagcaaaatgggagggttaggtacagttaggagcaaaatgggagggttaggtacagttaggagcaaaatgggagggttaggtacagttaggagcaaaatgggagggttaggtacagttaggagcaaaatgggagggttag gaacagttaggagcaaaatgggagggttaggtacagttaggagcaaaatgggagggttaggtacagttaggagcaaaatgggagggttaggaacagttaggagcaaaatgggagggttaggtacagttaggagcaaaatgggagggttaggtacagttaggagcaaaatgggagggttaggtacagttagcagcaaaatgggagggttaagtacagttaggagcaaaatgggagggttaggtacagttaggagcaaaatgggagggttaggtacagttaggagcaaaatgggagggttaggaaCAGTTAGcagcaaaatgggagggttaggtacagttaggagcaaaatgggagggttaggtacagttaggagcaaaatgggagggttaggtacagttaggggcaaaatgggagggttaggtacagttaggggcaaaatgggagggttaggtacagttagcaGCAAAATGgaagggttaggtacagttaggagcaaaatgggagggttaggtacagttaggagcaaaatgggagggttag gtacagttaggagcaaaatgggagggttaggtacagttaggagcaaaatgggagggttaggtacagttaggagcaaaatgggagggttag gtacagttagggGCAAAATGGGACAGCACCTCGCAGAAAACTCTAGTTGCATAAGCAGTAttaatattaacttttttttgatGTTATAG
- the LOC126987737 gene encoding spidroin-1-like isoform X23 codes for MGGLGTVSSKMGGLGTVRSKMGGLGTVRSKMEGLGTVRSKMGGLGTVRSKMGGLGTVRSKMGGLGTVRSKMGGLGTVRSKMGGLGTVRSKMGGLGTVRSKMGRLGTVKSKMGGLGTVRSKMGGLSTVRSKMGGLGTVRSKMGGLGTVRSKMGGLGTVRSKMGGLGTVRSKMGGLGTVRSKMGGLGTVRSKMGGLGTVRSKMGGLGTVRSKMGGLGTVRSKMGGLGTVSSKMGGLSTVRSKMGGLGTVRSKMGGLGTVRSKMGGLGTVSSKMGGLGTVRSKMGGLGTVRSKMGGLGTVRGKMGGLGTVRGKMGGLGTVSSKMEGLGTVRSKMGGLGTVRSKMGGLGTVRSKMGGLGTVRSKMGGLGTVRSKMGGLGTVRGKMGQHLAENSSCISSININFFLML; via the exons atgggagggttaggaaCAGTTAGcagcaaaatgggagggttaggaacagttaggagcaaaatgggagggttaggtacagttaggagcaaaatggaagggttaggtacagttaggagcaaaatgggagggttaggtacagttaggagcaaaatgggagggttaggtacagttaggagcaaaatgggagggttaggtacagttaggagcaaaatgggagggttaggtacagttaggagcaaaatgggagggttaggtacagttaggagcaaaatgggagggttaggtacagttaggagcAAAATGGGAAGGTTAGGAACAGTTAagagcaaaatgggagggttaggaacagttaggagcaaaatgggagggttaagtacagttaggagcaaaatgggagggttag gtacagttaggagcaaaatgggagggttaggtacagttaggagcaaaatgggagggttaggtacagttaggagcaaaatgggagggttag gaacagttaggagcaaaatgggagggttaggtacagttaggagcaaaatgggagggttaggtacagttaggagcaaaatgggagggttaggaacagttaggagcaaaatgggagggttaggtacagttaggagcaaaatgggagggttaggtacagttaggagcaaaatgggagggttaggtacagttagcagcaaaatgggagggttaagtacagttaggagcaaaatgggagggttaggtacagttaggagcaaaatgggagggttaggtacagttaggagcaaaatgggagggttaggaaCAGTTAGcagcaaaatgggagggttaggtacagttaggagcaaaatgggagggttaggtacagttaggagcaaaatgggagggttaggtacagttaggggcaaaatgggagggttaggtacagttaggggcaaaatgggagggttaggtacagttagcaGCAAAATGgaagggttaggtacagttaggagcaaaatgggagggttaggtacagttaggagcaaaatgggagggttag gtacagttaggagcaaaatgggagggttaggtacagttaggagcaaaatgggagggttaggtacagttaggagcaaaatgggagggttag gtacagttagggGCAAAATGGGACAGCACCTCGCAGAAAACTCTAGTTGCATAAGCAGTAttaatattaacttttttttgatGTTATAG